Part of the Dehalococcoidia bacterium genome is shown below.
GCCATAGCAAGCATGCCAATAGGGCCGCGGCCGAGGATGAAGAGCGGCGCCATGGCGCCGAAGAGCGCCAACATCAGGCGAAGCGCCAGGTACTCCGAGACCGTGAGCTTCAAGTCCGCCTTTTCGAGGTCGTCAGCGACCTTCGAGGTCCAGGCCTTGCCCTGGAGGAGAGAGGCGAGGATGGGCGTGCGGCCAACCTTCGTCGGGCGCAAGGCCTCATAGTCGACGGCTGTCGCCTGCCCGCCGCCGCTTCCGCCTTCACCCAGGATGGCCCCCAGGCGGCGCTCGATGTTGCCGCGCGGATGCGCGGTGGCCTGGTAGATGCCCAGCAGTCCGAAGACCACTGCGCCCATCACGGCTAATGCGGCTCCAAGGGCTACGATGTCCATCAGGCTGCCATCCCGGAGAAGAGATTCGGAGCAAGGCTGACGCCGAGGCTCTCGAAGCGCTCCGCGAACTTGGGCCGGATGCCAGTGGAGCGGAAGTGGCCCTTAACGCGGCCTTCGCTGTCGATGCCTGTCTGCTCGAACTTGAAGATGTCCTGCATGGTGATCACCTGACCCTCCATGCCGTCCACTTCGCTGACTGCCGTCACCTTGCGACTGCCGTCCGAGAGGCGGGCGATCTGGATGATCACGTGGATCGCGGAGGCAATCTGTTCGCGGATAGCGCGCGAAGGCAGGTCCAGGCCGGCCATGAGGATCATGTTCTCGATACGGGCGAGCGCGTCACGGGGGCTGTTGGCGTGGACGGTGCTGATGGAACCCTCGTGACCGGTGTTCATGGCCTGCATCATGTCAAAGGCTTCGGGACCGCGGACCTCACCGACGACGATGCGGTCAGGGCGCATACGCAGCGAGTTGCGCAGGAGGTCCCTCTGGCTGACTTCGCCGCGGCCTTCCAGGCTTGCCGGCCGCGCCTCCAGGGTCACGACATGCGCCTGCTGCAGTCGCAGCTCCGTCGGGTCCTCGATCGTCACGATCCGCTCGGTGTCGGGGATGAAGCCGGAGAGGGCGTTCAACAGCGTCGTCTTACCGGAGCCGGTACCGCCGGAGACGATGATGTTCAGCTTTGCCTGTACGGCAGCGCGCAGGAAGTCGGCCAACTCGCGTGTCATCGTCCCCACGCTGATCAGGTCGTCGATGTTCATCTTGTCCTGGCGGAACTTTCGGATGGTGACAGTCGGCGACTTCGGTGCGACCGGCGGGATGATGATGTTGACACGGGAGCCATCCGGCAGCCTCGCGTCGACCATGGGCGACGATTCGTCGACCCGGCGGCCCAGCGGGGCCAGGATGCGCTCGATGATGCGCATGATGTGCGCGGCGTCGCGGAAGCGGACGGGGCTGAGGTAGAGGCGGCCCTCTTTCTCGAAATACACCGTGTCCGGCGCGTTGATCATCACTTCGGAGATGGACGCGTCGTCCAGCAGCGGCGTGATCGGCCCGTAGCCCAGTATCTCGTCACAGACAGCGGCGATCAGTTCGTCACGCGAGAAGCCGACGACGCCCGGCATCTCCGAGGAGATGATGGCGCGGGCAGCGCCTTCGACGATCTCCCTTGCGCGGCCCTGCTCCGCGTCCAGCTTCGTCGGGTCCAGGTCTTCGATGAGGCGCTGGTGAAGCCGGAACTTCAGCTCATTGAACGCCTCACTCGATTGCAGGAGGGGATTGCGGGCGGCCCCGCGGTTTGGCGGGGGCGCGAACATCGATCGTCTCTGGCCAAATCCTTCGTTCACGCGTTCCTCCCGGAGTCTCGTCTCTATCTGCCGAGCACTCGATCAAGGAAGCCTTTGCGCTCGCGCCTCATGCCGGCCAGGCTATAAGCCATGTCGGTAATGGCGCGTGACGCGCGCGCGTAGGGCTTTGCCAGCACGATGGGCTGCCCGAGTTGGTTGCTGTTGCTGACGGCCACATCGTGCGGGATGCGCCAGTACACCTCGTACTCGAGCACTCGTTCGACGTCCTCAGGCCGCAGGCTGTTCGAGGAGGTGGAGTGGTTGATCACCAGCTTCACCTTGTCCTCCGAAACCGACGCTGCTCGAAGCATTTCCAGCGCCAGCGCGGTGTCCTTGATGCTGGCAATGTCCATGCTGGTGACGAGGAGGATGATGTTCGCACACTCGAGGGCGGTGGCCACGAGCTCGTTGAAGGCGCCCGGCGTGTCGACAACCACGTAGTCGTGGGTCTGCGCTAGCAGGTCAACGATCTTCGTGATGTGCTGCCGGCTCAGAGCGCCCCACTCGGTCGGGTGGAGGGGGGCCGGGAGGATCTCGACGCCGCTCGAGTGGCGCACGAGATAGTCGCCGATGTTCTCGCGGTTGACGCTCTCGATGTTGCGTCCGACGTCCGCGATGGAGAACTCGACCACCACGTCCATCATGATTGCCACGTCGCCGAAGCGAGTGTCCATGTCCACGATGGCGACGGAGCTGTTGCTGTGCCGGCAGAGGGCGCTGGCCAGGTTGGTGGAGATGGTGGTCTTGCCGATTCCGCCCTTGGCGCCGAAGACCGTCAGGACGGTACCCCGCGCCGCCGTGGAGGCGGCGTCACCGAGCAGGCGCGTACGCCGCCGCTCCTCTTGCTCCAGGACGGCGTAGATGGCGCGCGCCAGCTCCTCCGGCCGCGGCGGCTTCACGAGATAGTCGCGCGCACCCGAGACCATCGCCCGGCGGACGGAGCCCGCGTCCGAAAGGCTGGAGTAAACGATGATCGGCGTCTCCGGGAGGGCGTCCGCGAGCGAGTTCATGGTCTGGACGGCCCGGGCGACCGGCTCCTCCATCGCCAGGACGATGACGTCCGGGTTCTTGTCCCTGGCCATGCTGACGGCGTCGATCCCGTACCCGGCTTCACCCGAGACGGTGAAGTGGCTCATCAGCAGGGCGCGGTTCGTGTCCGCGCGGCTATTGACATCCGGGTCTACGACGACTACTTCAAGGTTCTTCGGCAAGGGCTGCCTCCTACGTCTCTTGCCTCGGCCTTATCGGATGAAGGGGTTCGGCAGGTTTCTTGGAAACAGGTCGCTTTCGATCATCGGGTCGATAGGCCTGATCTCCGTATCGTTGTAAGGCCGGACGGAGAGCCGAATATAGCCGTTCTTCTCCGCCAGATAGAGCTTCTGGGCATCCTCCGGGCTCAGGGCCAGGGTGACAGTTATCGCCTCGGGGTTGGGATTCGCCTCGCTGTTTCGGGGGCGATGTCCCGTCGTAGCTTCATTGGAAGCGACGGTATCGACTACCGTGGTCGAGACGGCGAGGACCTCGACGTCCTGAAAGAGTGTGTGGATGAAGTAGGCGCTTGCCTTCTCGCGCGATGATGGGTCACGCGGGTCGCTCTGGAAGTCGATGTCGTACACCACGAGGATGTCGACGTAATCGCCCGGCAGGATAAGCCCCCCGGCGGAGGTAACCTCATCCACCGTAATGGCGATGGCGCGCTTGCCCGGCGGGATGGCGTACGAGAGGGACTTGCTCACAGTGGAACCGGTGCCGGTGAGGGGCACAAGCTTGGTCGAGAGCACCTGCTCGTTGGCGGCAATCGGAAAACGGGTGACCTGGCCAATCACGGCAGCGGTGTCACTGAACGCGGTCGCGCTGACGTCGGCGGCGTTCACGAGCTTCACCTCGACCATCGAGGCGGTGATCTTGGTGCGGGCGGCGATGTCCGACTTGGCGACAACGACAGGCACCTGGTCGCCGGAGCCGCCGCCGGAGCCGGTGTTCCGGGAGAAGGCTACGTAGACGAGGATCGCGCCGATGAGGCCAAGGACGACGGCCATGAGGATGAATCGACGGTTTGTCTGTCCGGGGCTCATAGCTGCGGCGGGTCTGCTCATACCTAACCTCGCGTACTGATGGACTTAGTGGGGATTGCCCTTATGGATAATCGGCAGGCGGCGAATCGGGATTATGCCTGGGATGGCCCAGCGGCCAGAAAAGCGCCATCGATAGGGCCTCCGCAGTGTGGTGTCGCCGCCGCCTCCGCCTGGGCGGGCCCCAAGCGAAGGCGGCGCCGGATGGCCGGCGCCGCCTCATCCAACTCTGACTGAGACCGCTTAGAAAGCCGCGATGATGTCGTCGAAGACGCCGTCGATGCCGCCCGCGAGGGCCGTCAGGGACGCGACCAGGACGATGCTGACGAGAGCGATAATCAGGGCGTACTCGACCAGGGTCTGGCCCTCTTCGCGCTCGGTCCAGCTGGTCAGGCGGGCGATGAGCTCGTTAAGAAACTGCACTTGAGATGTCCTCCTAATTGTTTGCCTTGCGGCTAGAGACTTGGATCGAACTTCGGCATCCGTTCCTTAACTCGGTGTCGCCCCCGGGAGACGCGTTCCATCGCCTCTCGTGTCCCGGCAAGCTGTTCGGTCTTCGTCGGATCCTCTAGGCACTACCTCCATCCCCAGTCAGGCTGCCAGCGACCTGGGAGCCGCCGCGCGCTTCTGTGTTGATATTCGGCAGTTCCCTGATCTCCTGAAGGGACTCTCCTGATTTTTTCGTAGAGCGCCGAAATGCCCGGAAGGGGGCCCGAATGTCAGAGTTGGAGCCGGAGGGTGGCGACTGGTCTAGGCTGCCCGGATCTCGCTTCGCTCCAGGACGCGCGAGTCGTTTGCCTGGAGGCGCAGGAGGCGCAGCTTCATGCGCCGGTGAAATTCCGGGGAAGGGCGCACGTCGCGGCCGAGTGGCCGGATACAGGCAATGATCGTGTCGTTCGCCTTGCTGTTGGAGGAGAGAAGAGTGAGTTTTGCGCGCATGCCGTTCCCGGGTACTCCTGTACTAGCTTTGGTCACCTCTAGATTCGGCAAAGAGCGCCACATCTTTACGTCACGCCTGCATAAGTTTGCGAAGATTTCCCAGGGCCCTGTGCTGGATCACGCGCACGGCGGGAATGCTCTTGCCGATGACCTGGGCGACCTCCCGATAATCTAGCTCCTCGACGAAGCGGAGGATGATCACCTGGCGCTGCTCGTCGCGCAGGCCCAGGATGGCCTGGCGCACGCTGTCCTCGTCGGCGGACTGCTCGAGGGCCTCTTCGGGGTTGCGGTGCAGCTTCTGGTCGATGAAGGTCTCCTCCAGCGTGCCGTGCTCGCGCTTCGAGCGCAGATAGCTAATCGTGAGGTTGTGGGCAATGCGCAGGAGCCAGGCCACGATGGGCGCCCCGCGCTCCTTGTAGCGGTCGATGGCCTCCCAGGCCTTGAGGAAGGTCTGGGCCGTCAGGTCCTCGGCCTCGCGGGCATCGTTCACCAGGTAGTAGATGTGTCTGTACACCCGCACCACGTGGCGGTCATACAGCTCGGCGAAGGCCTCCGCATCCCGGTCAATCGCGCGGAGGACCAGGCGGCGCTCCTCCTCGCGGTCCGGCCGGCGCGGTTCGCTCTCTGGGGGCGAGGATGGCTCCTCCGGGGCGGAGGAAAGGGGTTGCGGGAGTATGGTCATGCGCACGCATCCTTCCTGAAGAAGCATCGGCGCAGGCGTATGGACTCTTAAGTGGTTTTGGCGGCCCTAATCCGAAGAAGCGCCTAGTGGTTCCGCCTCATCGGGGCGGAGCGGCCACAGCTCGCGCATGCGAGGCGGAGGGGCTGGTTCTGGAGCCGGCTCCGGCACAACGTCCAGCTGGAAGACGAGGCGGCAGTGCCCTACCTGGATGTCTTCGCCCGAGTCCAGAAACTGCCAGCCGCTGGTGACGCCTTCGGTGGCCATCGCGGAGAGGGTGGTGAGCTTGTGGTACACAAGGCGCCCGCGCTGGACCCACAGGCGCGCTTCCTCCCCCGCGATGCGGCCTTCGGGGTCGTTGATGATGATGTCGCAGTCGGGCGTGTTCCCTAAGGTCAAGGGACTGGAGCCTATGGCGTATTCGCGGATCGCGCCGAGCTCTCCCGTGCGCACCGCGGCCTCATCCATAACCACGACCCGGCCCAGGGGTTCATCGACGCGCGCCGGAATACTCGGCATAGCCTTCGGCTCCCACTCACCCGGGGGGGAGGACAGAGGCGAAGTCACGTCAGGCAGGCGAGTCCGCCAGGGCTTGATGCGGTCGGCATAACGGTCGCTTTCGGGCCGCTGGCGGCGAATGATGATGTAGACGACGCCCGCGGCCGTCAGTAGCAGCACAGGTACGGCGACAAGCATGACCGGGAAGCTGGACGGCGGCGCTAGCGGCTCGGCCTCGAAGGTAATCTGGCGTTCCCCCCGGCGACCGCGGGGGTCGGTGACCACGAGGGTGACGAGGTGATTGCCCTCGGCGAGGTCCTTCGGGTCGAGCACGAAGGCGTAGGGTGGCGCTTCGGTCTTGAACACACTCTTGCCGTCGATCAGCACTTCGTACGTCGCGGCCTGTATGCCCTCCGGCAGGACAGGCGAGAGTGTCACCGGCTCTCTGACCTTAGCGCCCGCCTCCAGGCCGCTCACGGCCAGGTCAAAGGGCGGCGGCGTCGCCCCTGCGAGCGGCTGGACGACCTTCTCCGCCGTGCCCACCTCGCCGCCAAGGCTGACGCGGACAGTCAGCTTTGCCGGCAGGGTGCGGTCGATGGACTGAGGCACTGTCAGGGACACCGTGTACTGGGTGCGGATAGCGGCCGCGAGATTGGCGTAGACCTGGCGAAGGGCCGCGGGAGTCGGCGCATCCAGATAGCGGCCGCCGCTCACCGAGGCGAGCTCGTTCAGGTAGGCCCTGTCGAGCGCCGAGCCGAGGCCTATGACCACGAAGGCGATCCCGCTCTGCTTCGCGGCTTCGATTGAGGCCGCGCGCTTCTCGAGGCCGACGGTGGCGACGCCGTCCCCGAGGAGGACCACCAGCCGGCGCTCGGTCGGCGCCTCGGATGCCTTTGCGGCCGCCTGGATGACGGCATCGTAAAGGGCTGTATCGCCCGCCGGGGCTAGGCGAGCGACGGCCTGGGTGGCAAGCGTCTTGTTCGCGGTGAAGTCCTGAAGCAGGCGGACGCCCGTATCGAAGGACATGATTGCCACCTGGTCATCCGGCTGCAGCGTGCCGACGAAGTCGGTCAGTGCCCGCCGCGCCTGGGTGATGGGGTCGCCTGCCATGCTGCCGCTGACGTCCACCATGAGGACGACGCTCAGGGGCGATCTCGCGGTCGAACTCGACTGGACGCCGGCAACGGCCAGCGGCGTACCATCCAGACTCGCCCGCACGCTACCGGCGGGCAGACTCGGGACAGGCAGTCCGTCGGGGCCGTAGACGGCGATGACCGCGGTCATGCGTCCCGCCTGTTCCTGGACCGACAGGATCTCCACGCGGACCGGCTCGGCGGCGGAAGCGGCCGAGAGCGCAAGCGCCGCGACGAGTGCGAGAACGGGTGCGACCAGCCTCATGCAGCTCACCTAATTAGGTTTTCGGCACGCACGGCGAAAACCGCAGCGCGCAAGGGCGAAGAGGCCATTGCCGCTCCGGGAAGTGGTCGCACCGTCGGGCTGGTTGCGGCCCGGGCCTGGGGCTGGCGCCCGGGCTTGAGTGGCACGATTTCACGCTTCGATTAGCATCGGGAAACGATGTCGGCTGGCGGAGCCGCCACTGCGCTGCACCCGGTGGACGCAAATTGGCGCAATCTCAAGGAGTAGGGACGCTTTAAGGAGCAAAGGGGCTTGACTTAACGCAAAATGTTATGGCACCATTGCGCAGCCTCGCCGGAGAAGCCCTCACAGGCGGCACGGCGAGCGGGAGCGTCGCCTCGAGGCCCGGCCCTCCAGGCGGCGAAAGTTTCAGTAGCCGGACCAATAAGGACGCATCCGGCCCACCCCTTACCGGGAGGGCACTATTATCGCCGGGGCCGGACCGGAGGCTTGAGGCACAGGAGGCGGGGCCTGGGCCGCATTTCTCCGGCCCCGGACCCGTCCTCGAACTCAGCCGCCCGAATGGGCGGCTTTCATTTGCCCACCGGCGCACCCCTCAGATTCCCCTACGGCTCGCGGACGCCTGGGCCGAACATTAGATGGAGGGATACGTTTCCCCTTCGACCCATCGTCCAAGGAGGCCCGCCACAAGTGGTTGCTGCCCGCATCGAGGTTAAGAATGAGAGTCCCCGCTGGGGGAACGGTACAACGCCCCCGGAGACGCCATTCCGGCCCCAACCAAACTCCGTAGAAGAGACAGGCATCGACTTCGGTCAGCTGCTCGACCTCTGCGTGAAGACCATCTACTACGGCGGCAGGCCTTCCGCCCGCACGATCAGCAGCCGCATGGCGATGCCCTTCCCCATCGTCGAGAACCTGTTGACCTTCCTGAAGCGCGAGCAGTACATCGAAGTCGTCGGTTCATCCGGCATCGGCGAGCAGCAGTACCAGTACGCCCTGACCTCCCGCGGCCAGGAAAAGGCCGTGGAGGCCCTGGAGCGCAACCAGTACGTGGGCCCGGCCCCGGTCCCTTTCGAGGAATACGTCGAAGTCGTGCTCGAACAGTCGGTGCGCAAGATCCGCGTCGACGCGACCGTGGTCGAACGAGCGCTGTCGGAACTCGTCCTCAGCGAGACGACCCACAACCTGATCGGCCCGGCCGTGAACTCCGGCCGCTCGATCTTGCTGTACGGGGACCCTGGTAACGGCAAGAGCTCGATCGCAAAGGCAATCGGTAAAATGCTCCCCGGGGAAATCCTGGTCCCGCACGCCGTGGACATCAACGGCCAGACGGTCAAGGTCTTCGACCCGCGGGTCCACAACCTGGTCGCCGACTACCCCGAGGAGGACCGCAGGGTCAACCCGGCGAGCCTGCCTACGAACGGAGAGCGTCGGCGAGACCTTCGCTGGGCCGTCTGCACCCGGCCCGTG
Proteins encoded:
- a CDS encoding ATP-binding protein, whose product is MVAARIEVKNESPRWGNGTTPPETPFRPQPNSVEETGIDFGQLLDLCVKTIYYGGRPSARTISSRMAMPFPIVENLLTFLKREQYIEVVGSSGIGEQQYQYALTSRGQEKAVEALERNQYVGPAPVPFEEYVEVVLEQSVRKIRVDATVVERALSELVLSETTHNLIGPAVNSGRSILLYGDPGNGKSSIAKAIGKMLPGEILVPHAVDINGQTVKVFDPRVHNLVADYPEEDRRVNPASLPTNGERRRDLRWAVCTRPVIMAGGELTLADLELRYSPQSKFYMASLQVKANCGILVVDDFGRQLVQPKELLNRWIVPMEARVDHLTLLSGDTVEIPFECLLVFSTNLPPHSLGDEAFFRRIRHKIEVGDPDEAAFLRILEMMCRARNIPYAPEGGRYLIEKWYRPKGRHFRGCHPRDITDLLLDIASFRGSQPAFTPQWIDLACASYFIEND
- the cpaB gene encoding Flp pilus assembly protein CpaB; this encodes MAVVLGLIGAILVYVAFSRNTGSGGGSGDQVPVVVAKSDIAARTKITASMVEVKLVNAADVSATAFSDTAAVIGQVTRFPIAANEQVLSTKLVPLTGTGSTVSKSLSYAIPPGKRAIAITVDEVTSAGGLILPGDYVDILVVYDIDFQSDPRDPSSREKASAYFIHTLFQDVEVLAVSTTVVDTVASNEATTGHRPRNSEANPNPEAITVTLALSPEDAQKLYLAEKNGYIRLSVRPYNDTEIRPIDPMIESDLFPRNLPNPFIR
- a CDS encoding VWA domain-containing protein encodes the protein MRLVAPVLALVAALALSAASAAEPVRVEILSVQEQAGRMTAVIAVYGPDGLPVPSLPAGSVRASLDGTPLAVAGVQSSSTARSPLSVVLMVDVSGSMAGDPITQARRALTDFVGTLQPDDQVAIMSFDTGVRLLQDFTANKTLATQAVARLAPAGDTALYDAVIQAAAKASEAPTERRLVVLLGDGVATVGLEKRAASIEAAKQSGIAFVVIGLGSALDRAYLNELASVSGGRYLDAPTPAALRQVYANLAAAIRTQYTVSLTVPQSIDRTLPAKLTVRVSLGGEVGTAEKVVQPLAGATPPPFDLAVSGLEAGAKVREPVTLSPVLPEGIQAATYEVLIDGKSVFKTEAPPYAFVLDPKDLAEGNHLVTLVVTDPRGRRGERQITFEAEPLAPPSSFPVMLVAVPVLLLTAAGVVYIIIRRQRPESDRYADRIKPWRTRLPDVTSPLSSPPGEWEPKAMPSIPARVDEPLGRVVVMDEAAVRTGELGAIREYAIGSSPLTLGNTPDCDIIINDPEGRIAGEEARLWVQRGRLVYHKLTTLSAMATEGVTSGWQFLDSGEDIQVGHCRLVFQLDVVPEPAPEPAPPPRMRELWPLRPDEAEPLGASSD
- a CDS encoding Flp family type IVb pilin, whose protein sequence is MQFLNELIARLTSWTEREEGQTLVEYALIIALVSIVLVASLTALAGGIDGVFDDIIAAF
- a CDS encoding CpaF family protein; its protein translation is MNEGFGQRRSMFAPPPNRGAARNPLLQSSEAFNELKFRLHQRLIEDLDPTKLDAEQGRAREIVEGAARAIISSEMPGVVGFSRDELIAAVCDEILGYGPITPLLDDASISEVMINAPDTVYFEKEGRLYLSPVRFRDAAHIMRIIERILAPLGRRVDESSPMVDARLPDGSRVNIIIPPVAPKSPTVTIRKFRQDKMNIDDLISVGTMTRELADFLRAAVQAKLNIIVSGGTGSGKTTLLNALSGFIPDTERIVTIEDPTELRLQQAHVVTLEARPASLEGRGEVSQRDLLRNSLRMRPDRIVVGEVRGPEAFDMMQAMNTGHEGSISTVHANSPRDALARIENMILMAGLDLPSRAIREQIASAIHVIIQIARLSDGSRKVTAVSEVDGMEGQVITMQDIFKFEQTGIDSEGRVKGHFRSTGIRPKFAERFESLGVSLAPNLFSGMAA
- a CDS encoding sigma-70 family RNA polymerase sigma factor; this translates as MTILPQPLSSAPEEPSSPPESEPRRPDREEERRLVLRAIDRDAEAFAELYDRHVVRVYRHIYYLVNDAREAEDLTAQTFLKAWEAIDRYKERGAPIVAWLLRIAHNLTISYLRSKREHGTLEETFIDQKLHRNPEEALEQSADEDSVRQAILGLRDEQRQVIILRFVEELDYREVAQVIGKSIPAVRVIQHRALGNLRKLMQA
- a CDS encoding AAA family ATPase; amino-acid sequence: MPKNLEVVVVDPDVNSRADTNRALLMSHFTVSGEAGYGIDAVSMARDKNPDVIVLAMEEPVARAVQTMNSLADALPETPIIVYSSLSDAGSVRRAMVSGARDYLVKPPRPEELARAIYAVLEQEERRRTRLLGDAASTAARGTVLTVFGAKGGIGKTTISTNLASALCRHSNSSVAIVDMDTRFGDVAIMMDVVVEFSIADVGRNIESVNRENIGDYLVRHSSGVEILPAPLHPTEWGALSRQHITKIVDLLAQTHDYVVVDTPGAFNELVATALECANIILLVTSMDIASIKDTALALEMLRAASVSEDKVKLVINHSTSSNSLRPEDVERVLEYEVYWRIPHDVAVSNSNQLGQPIVLAKPYARASRAITDMAYSLAGMRRERKGFLDRVLGR